One window from the genome of Actinomycetota bacterium encodes:
- a CDS encoding aminotransferase class I/II-fold pyridoxal phosphate-dependent enzyme, whose amino-acid sequence MTDGFVDLRSDTVTRPTPEMRRAMAEADVGDDVYGEDPTVNALQEAFAARVGKEAALFVPSGTMGNQLALRLLTRPGTGVVAGRRQHVVVYENAAAAYNAGVQFTIVDDDDGTLSASDIAWAVSAADHHYPKLSLVCVENTHMPANGAPWPLARLEAVAACGLPVHLDGARLFNAEVATGTPAAAYARCATTVMCCMSKGLGAPVGSLLAGPADVMAEARATRQRLGGGMRQAGVIAAAALVALTTMVERLDDDHRRARRLAECVAERWPEAGLDPDTARTNMVIWRHPRASAVLDRLRADGVLAGAIAPGVLRMATHLDVDDHGIERACKALSAA is encoded by the coding sequence ATGACCGACGGGTTCGTCGACCTCCGCTCCGACACGGTCACCCGGCCCACGCCCGAGATGCGGCGCGCCATGGCCGAGGCCGATGTCGGCGACGACGTGTACGGCGAGGATCCCACCGTCAACGCGCTGCAGGAGGCGTTCGCGGCGCGTGTCGGCAAGGAGGCGGCGCTGTTCGTGCCTTCGGGCACGATGGGCAACCAGCTCGCGCTGCGCCTCCTCACCCGACCGGGCACCGGCGTCGTCGCCGGCCGGCGCCAGCACGTCGTCGTCTACGAGAACGCCGCCGCCGCGTACAACGCGGGCGTGCAGTTCACGATCGTCGACGACGACGACGGAACGCTCTCGGCGAGCGATATCGCGTGGGCGGTGAGCGCGGCCGACCACCACTACCCGAAGCTGTCGCTCGTGTGCGTCGAGAACACGCACATGCCTGCCAACGGGGCGCCCTGGCCGCTCGCGCGGCTCGAGGCCGTCGCCGCGTGCGGCCTGCCGGTTCACCTCGACGGCGCGCGGCTCTTCAACGCCGAAGTCGCGACGGGCACGCCCGCGGCCGCGTACGCGAGGTGCGCCACCACCGTGATGTGCTGCATGTCGAAAGGCCTGGGCGCGCCCGTCGGCTCGTTGCTGGCCGGTCCCGCCGACGTCATGGCCGAGGCGCGGGCGACCCGTCAGCGACTCGGTGGCGGCATGCGGCAGGCGGGCGTGATCGCGGCGGCCGCGCTGGTTGCGCTGACGACGATGGTCGAGCGCCTCGACGACGACCATCGGCGCGCCCGGCGGCTGGCCGAGTGCGTGGCCGAGCGCTGGCCCGAGGCGGGGCTCGACCCCGACACCGCGCGCACCAACATGGTGATCTGGCGCCACCCCCGGGCTTCCGCGGTGCTCGACCGGCTCCGGGCCGACGGCGTGCTTGCCGGCGCGATCGCTCCCGGCGTGCTCCGGATGGCGACGCATCTCGACGTCGACGACCATGGCATCGAGCGGGCCTGTAAGGCGCTGTCCGCGGCCTGA
- a CDS encoding inositol monophosphatase — protein sequence MTDTGAGTTGGADQRTLLDLAVGLARDASSVLGERRSRRHVVSTKSSGTDMVTEVDRASEALIVAGLRAARPHDAIVGEEGTADTGTSGVRWLVDPLDGTTNYLYGYHAYAVSIAAEVDGEVVVGVVADASNGEVFTGARGSGAQCDGVPLDVVDHAELATALVGTGFSYLADRRARQAQVLTAVLPAVRDVRRAGSAALDLCWLAAGRLDAFYEKGLAPWDFAAGALIATEAGARTGDLEGGAPSTEFVLAAAPSVFEQLRAALVAAGAGDA from the coding sequence GTGACCGATACCGGCGCGGGCACCACCGGCGGCGCCGATCAGCGAACCCTCCTCGACCTCGCGGTGGGGCTCGCCCGCGACGCGAGCTCGGTGCTCGGTGAACGGCGGTCACGTCGCCACGTCGTGAGCACCAAGTCGAGCGGCACCGACATGGTCACCGAGGTGGATCGCGCGTCGGAGGCGCTGATCGTCGCCGGGCTGCGGGCGGCCCGACCGCACGACGCCATCGTCGGTGAGGAGGGTACCGCCGACACCGGCACGAGCGGCGTGCGGTGGCTCGTCGACCCGCTCGACGGCACGACGAACTACCTCTACGGCTACCACGCGTACGCGGTCTCGATCGCGGCCGAGGTCGACGGCGAGGTCGTGGTCGGTGTCGTCGCCGACGCGTCCAACGGCGAGGTGTTCACCGGCGCCCGCGGGTCAGGCGCGCAGTGCGACGGTGTGCCGCTCGACGTCGTCGACCACGCGGAGCTGGCCACCGCGCTCGTCGGCACCGGCTTCTCCTACCTCGCCGATCGCCGGGCGCGTCAGGCGCAGGTGCTCACCGCCGTGCTCCCCGCCGTCCGCGACGTCAGGCGCGCGGGCTCGGCCGCGCTCGATCTCTGCTGGCTGGCAGCGGGGCGCCTGGACGCGTTCTACGAGAAGGGCCTCGCCCCGTGGGACTTCGCGGCGGGCGCGCTGATCGCGACCGAGGCCGGAGCACGCACCGGCGACCTCGAGGGCGGCGCGCCGTCGACAGAGTTCGTCCTCGCCGCCGCGCCGTCGGTGTTCGAGCAACTCCGTGCCGCGTTGGTCGCCGCGGGCGCGGGCGACGCGTAG
- a CDS encoding DUF4331 domain-containing protein, translating into MASVVPGQTSSHREAPRISEDPLADTTDLYAFVSPDRPDTVTFIANWIPLEEPAGGPNFFKFGDDVRYRINIDNNGDAADDIIYEWRFTTKVVNPNTFLYNTGPITSLNDPHFNIRQYYSIAKIQGDSRKIIGEGLATPPVNIGPRSTPNYEALARSAVYDLPGGYKSFVGQRDDPFFVDLGSIFDLGGLRPLNSAHALPPKTTQPGVDGVGGFNTHTIALQVPITELTRDGKPARGLNVATTTSRHDGEGDDDGDDDHGDKGDTGPNSIIGVYSETQRMANRSLSERDPFVRQSGEWVNVSRLGAPLVNEVVIPLGKKDRFNASEPEDDAQFLGNVTNPELAGLIPALYPGVKVPPNPRNDLVAVFLTGIPGLNQPPNVRPSEMLRLNMAIPPVPLKSGSDPFGNENHLGVIAGDNAGFPNGRRLADDVTDIELRALAGGTVLTPDFNSAPNNILGDGVNKNDLPFLARFPYVATPHQGYDHTHHAVGSTTTCC; encoded by the coding sequence CTGGCATCAGTCGTACCGGGACAGACGTCGAGCCACCGGGAAGCGCCTCGCATCAGCGAGGACCCCCTGGCGGACACGACCGATCTGTACGCCTTCGTGAGCCCGGACCGTCCCGACACGGTGACGTTCATCGCCAACTGGATCCCGTTGGAGGAGCCGGCGGGCGGACCGAACTTTTTCAAGTTCGGCGACGACGTGCGTTATCGCATCAACATCGACAACAACGGTGATGCCGCCGACGACATCATCTACGAGTGGCGCTTCACCACCAAGGTGGTGAACCCCAACACGTTCCTCTACAACACGGGGCCGATCACCAGCCTGAACGACCCGCACTTCAACATCCGGCAGTACTACTCGATCGCGAAGATCCAAGGTGACTCGCGCAAGATCATCGGCGAGGGCCTCGCCACGCCGCCGGTGAACATCGGTCCCCGCTCGACGCCGAACTACGAGGCGTTGGCTCGGTCAGCCGTCTACGACCTGCCGGGTGGCTACAAGTCGTTCGTCGGACAGCGCGACGACCCGTTCTTCGTCGACCTGGGATCGATCTTCGACCTCGGTGGCCTGCGCCCGTTGAACTCCGCGCACGCGCTGCCGCCGAAGACGACCCAGCCGGGTGTCGACGGTGTGGGCGGATTCAACACCCACACGATCGCCCTGCAGGTGCCCATCACCGAGCTGACTCGGGACGGCAAGCCGGCACGCGGCCTGAACGTGGCGACGACGACGTCCCGACACGACGGCGAGGGTGACGACGACGGCGACGACGATCACGGCGACAAGGGCGACACCGGCCCCAACTCGATCATCGGTGTGTACTCCGAGACCCAGCGCATGGCCAATCGCAGCCTGAGCGAGCGTGACCCGTTCGTGCGGCAGTCGGGCGAGTGGGTCAACGTGTCCCGCCTCGGGGCCCCGTTGGTGAACGAGGTCGTGATCCCGTTGGGCAAGAAGGACCGCTTCAACGCATCCGAGCCCGAGGACGACGCCCAGTTCCTCGGCAACGTGACCAACCCGGAGCTGGCGGGCCTCATCCCGGCCCTCTACCCGGGGGTCAAGGTGCCGCCGAACCCACGCAACGACCTGGTCGCGGTGTTCCTCACCGGGATCCCCGGTCTCAACCAGCCGCCGAACGTCAGGCCGTCGGAGATGCTCCGGCTCAACATGGCGATCCCGCCGGTGCCCCTCAAGTCGGGGAGTGACCCCTTCGGCAACGAGAACCACCTCGGGGTCATCGCGGGTGACAACGCCGGCTTCCCGAACGGCCGACGACTCGCCGACGACGTCACCGACATCGAGCTGCGCGCGCTCGCCGGTGGCACGGTCCTGACACCGGACTTCAACAGTGCGCCGAACAACATCCTGGGCGACGGGGTCAACAAGAACGACCTTCCGTTCCTCGCCCGGTTCCCGTACGTGGCCACGCCCCACCAGGGCTACGACCACACGCACCACGCCGTCGGCTCCACGACCACGTGCTGCTGA
- a CDS encoding PIG-L family deacetylase, translated as MPELVDEAPVSALAVYAHPNDPEVSCGGTLARWTRAGAEVHVLVATRGDKGSSDPDVDADELAVLRAEEMAAAARVLGLAGHHQLGIDDGELENTPAVRSRIVELIRRLRPEVLVCPDPTAVFFGDRYYNHHDHRITGWATLDAAAPMAGSPHYFPGFGGVHAVPRVLMSGTLEPNVWVDVTATLETKVDALFCHRSQLPTTDEWFRDFLRDRAEESGRVAGVRYAEGFRRLWLAE; from the coding sequence ATGCCCGAGCTGGTCGACGAGGCGCCGGTCTCGGCCCTCGCCGTCTACGCCCATCCAAACGATCCCGAGGTGTCGTGCGGGGGCACGCTCGCGCGCTGGACGCGCGCGGGGGCCGAGGTGCACGTGCTGGTCGCCACGCGTGGCGACAAGGGATCGTCCGATCCCGATGTCGACGCCGACGAGTTGGCGGTGCTGCGGGCCGAGGAGATGGCGGCCGCGGCGCGTGTGCTCGGGCTCGCGGGTCATCACCAGCTCGGGATCGACGACGGTGAGCTCGAGAACACACCCGCCGTGCGGTCGCGCATCGTCGAGCTGATCCGACGGCTGCGCCCCGAGGTGCTCGTCTGCCCCGACCCGACCGCGGTGTTCTTCGGTGACCGCTACTACAACCACCACGACCACCGGATCACGGGTTGGGCAACCCTCGACGCGGCCGCGCCGATGGCGGGCAGCCCGCACTACTTCCCGGGGTTCGGCGGCGTGCACGCGGTGCCTCGCGTGCTCATGTCGGGCACGCTCGAGCCCAACGTCTGGGTCGACGTGACCGCCACGCTCGAGACCAAGGTCGACGCCCTCTTCTGCCACCGCAGCCAGCTGCCGACGACCGACGAGTGGTTCCGCGACTTCCTGCGCGATCGGGCCGAGGAGAGCGGCCGGGTCGCGGGCGTGCGCTATGCCGAGGGCTTCCGGCGTCTCTGGCTCGCGGAGTGA